A genomic stretch from Enterobacter dykesii includes:
- the narI gene encoding respiratory nitrate reductase subunit gamma — protein sequence MHFLNMFFFDIYPYIAGTVFLVGSWLRYDYGQYSWRAASSQMLDRKGMHVGSNLFHIGILGIFAGHFLGMLTPHWMYEAWLPIEVKQKMAMIAGGACGVMTLVGGLLLLKRRLFSPRVRATTTAADILILSLLMVQCALGLLTIPFSAQHMDGSEMMKLVGWAQSVVTFHGGASAHLDGVAFIFRVHLVLGMTLFVLFPFSRLVHIWSAPVEYLTRKYQIVRARR from the coding sequence ATGCACTTCCTGAATATGTTCTTCTTTGACATTTACCCGTATATCGCGGGCACCGTGTTCCTGGTGGGAAGCTGGCTGCGTTACGACTACGGCCAGTACAGCTGGCGTGCGGCCTCCAGCCAGATGCTGGACCGCAAAGGGATGCATGTGGGCTCTAACCTGTTCCACATCGGTATTCTGGGGATTTTTGCCGGTCACTTCCTCGGGATGCTGACGCCGCACTGGATGTATGAAGCGTGGCTACCGATTGAGGTGAAGCAGAAGATGGCGATGATCGCCGGCGGTGCCTGCGGCGTGATGACTCTGGTGGGAGGCCTGCTGCTGCTGAAACGTCGTCTGTTCAGCCCTCGCGTGCGTGCGACCACGACCGCAGCGGACATCCTGATCCTCTCCCTGCTGATGGTGCAGTGTGCGCTGGGCCTGCTGACCATTCCGTTCTCGGCGCAGCATATGGACGGCAGCGAAATGATGAAGCTGGTGGGGTGGGCACAGTCCGTGGTGACCTTCCACGGCGGAGCCTCCGCGCACCTGGACGGCGTGGCGTTTATCTTCCGCGTTCACCTTGTGCTGGGTATGACGCTGTTTGTGCTGTTCCCGTTCTCTCGTCTGGTGCATATCTGGAGCGCGCCGGTGGAGTACCTGACGCGCAAATACCAGATTGTGCGCGCCCGCCGCTAA
- the galU gene encoding UTP--glucose-1-phosphate uridylyltransferase GalU: protein MAALNSKVRKAVIPVAGLGTRMLPATKAIPKEMLPLVDKPLIQYVVNECIAAGITEIVLVTHSSKNSIENHFDTSFELEAMLEKRVKRQLLEEVQSICPPHVTIMQVRQGLAKGLGHAVMCAHPVVGDEPVAVILPDVILDEYESDLSQDNLAEMIKRFDETGSSQIMVEPVEDVTAYGVVDCKGVNLEPGESVPMVGVVEKPKADVAPSNLAVVGRYVLSAEIWPLLAKTPPGAGDEIQLTDAIDMLIEKETVEAYHMKGKSHDCGNKLGYMQAFVEYGIRHNTLGEEFKTWLKESVGIKK, encoded by the coding sequence ATGGCTGCCCTAAATTCGAAAGTCAGAAAGGCCGTCATCCCGGTAGCGGGATTGGGGACCAGGATGTTACCAGCAACTAAGGCAATTCCTAAAGAGATGCTGCCTCTGGTTGATAAGCCATTAATCCAGTATGTCGTTAATGAATGTATCGCAGCCGGCATCACCGAAATTGTGCTGGTTACGCATTCATCTAAAAACTCTATCGAAAACCATTTCGATACAAGCTTTGAACTTGAAGCCATGCTGGAAAAACGTGTTAAGCGTCAGCTGTTAGAAGAAGTTCAGTCTATTTGCCCGCCACACGTTACCATTATGCAGGTTCGTCAGGGCCTGGCTAAAGGTCTGGGCCACGCTGTTATGTGTGCACATCCTGTTGTAGGTGATGAGCCTGTAGCGGTAATTCTGCCTGACGTAATTCTGGACGAATACGAATCCGATCTTTCCCAGGATAACCTGGCAGAGATGATCAAACGTTTCGACGAAACCGGTAGCAGCCAGATTATGGTTGAGCCTGTTGAAGACGTGACGGCATACGGTGTGGTTGACTGCAAAGGCGTTAACCTTGAGCCGGGCGAAAGCGTGCCAATGGTTGGCGTGGTAGAGAAGCCTAAAGCCGACGTAGCGCCTTCAAACCTGGCCGTTGTAGGTCGCTATGTCCTGAGCGCTGAAATCTGGCCTCTGCTGGCTAAAACGCCTCCAGGAGCGGGTGATGAGATTCAGCTGACGGATGCCATTGATATGCTGATCGAGAAAGAGACCGTTGAGGCTTACCATATGAAAGGTAAGAGCCATGACTGCGGTAATAAGCTTGGTTATATGCAGGCGTTCGTTGAATATGGTATTCGCCACAATACTCTTGGTGAAGAATTTAAAACCTGGCTCAAAGAGAGCGTAGGTATTAAGAAATAA
- the purU gene encoding formyltetrahydrofolate deformylase, giving the protein MQSLQRKVLRTICPDQKGLIARITNICYKHELNIVQNNEFVDHRTGRFFMRTELEGIFNDTTLLADLDSALPEGSVRELTPAGRRRIVILVTKEAHCLGDLLMKANYGGLDVEIAAVIGNHETLRTLVERFDIPFELVSHEGHTREEHDDLMARAIEAHNPDYVVLAKYMRVLTPSFVARFPNKIINIHHSFLPAFIGARPYHQAYERGVKIIGATAHYVNDNLDEGPIIMQDVIHVDHTYTAEDMMRAGRDVEKNVLSRALYQVLAQRVFVYGNRTIIL; this is encoded by the coding sequence ATGCAATCATTACAACGTAAAGTTCTGCGCACCATCTGTCCCGATCAAAAAGGGCTGATCGCACGAATTACCAACATTTGCTACAAACATGAACTGAATATCGTGCAGAACAACGAGTTCGTTGACCACCGTACCGGCCGCTTCTTTATGCGTACTGAACTCGAGGGTATTTTCAACGACACCACCCTGCTTGCCGATCTCGACAGCGCGCTTCCGGAAGGCTCCGTGCGCGAACTGACCCCAGCCGGTCGACGCCGCATCGTGATCCTGGTGACCAAAGAAGCACACTGTCTTGGCGACCTGCTGATGAAAGCAAACTACGGCGGTCTGGACGTGGAAATAGCTGCCGTTATTGGCAACCATGAGACGCTGCGCACGCTGGTCGAGCGTTTTGATATTCCGTTTGAGCTGGTCAGCCATGAAGGCCATACCCGCGAAGAGCACGACGATCTGATGGCCCGGGCCATTGAAGCGCATAACCCGGACTACGTGGTGCTGGCGAAATATATGCGCGTGTTAACGCCATCCTTCGTGGCGCGTTTCCCGAACAAGATCATCAACATTCACCACTCGTTCCTGCCGGCCTTTATTGGCGCGCGTCCCTACCACCAGGCCTACGAGCGCGGCGTGAAGATCATCGGTGCGACCGCACACTACGTGAATGACAACCTGGATGAAGGTCCAATCATCATGCAGGACGTGATTCACGTGGACCATACCTACACGGCCGAGGACATGATGCGTGCAGGGCGTGACGTTGAGAAGAACGTGCTGAGTCGTGCGCTGTATCAGGTGCTGGCGCAGCGTGTCTTTGTCTACGGCAACAGAACCATCATTCTTTAA
- a CDS encoding DMT family transporter, with protein MRDLQKGVGQMSLAMLISGSIGAFVLLSGLPVTEVVFWRCLIGAIALFIFIRVSQKPFSPLTRTTLLLAILGGVALVVNWLLLFAAYERISIGLSTVVYNTQPFMLVLMGMFLGERVSLVKWGWLFLAFGGVVILLSSELTGAHGGEWLAGIGLAMAAAFFYAVTAIIARKLRSVAPQHIAFIQVLAGVVMLLPFASMPSFSGDFPWPTLLTLGIVHTGIMYQLLYSAIQKLPTPITGSLSFIYPVVAIVVDNLVFGHSLNLTQLAGGALILFAAAGNNLGWGEKKPRECGVGIKTTN; from the coding sequence ATGCGTGATTTACAAAAAGGCGTCGGGCAGATGAGCCTGGCGATGTTAATTTCCGGCTCTATCGGCGCGTTTGTTTTGCTCAGCGGTCTGCCGGTGACGGAAGTGGTGTTCTGGCGCTGCCTTATTGGGGCAATAGCGCTTTTCATTTTTATCCGGGTAAGTCAAAAACCCTTTAGCCCCCTCACCCGTACTACTCTACTGCTGGCTATTCTCGGCGGCGTAGCGCTCGTGGTGAACTGGCTGCTGCTCTTCGCGGCCTATGAACGGATCTCGATTGGCCTTTCGACCGTGGTGTATAACACCCAGCCGTTTATGCTGGTCCTGATGGGGATGTTTTTAGGCGAGCGCGTCAGCCTGGTGAAATGGGGCTGGCTATTCCTCGCCTTTGGCGGCGTGGTGATCTTGCTCTCCAGCGAGCTGACCGGCGCGCACGGCGGTGAATGGCTCGCCGGAATCGGTCTGGCGATGGCCGCGGCTTTCTTCTACGCGGTCACGGCCATTATTGCCCGTAAACTCAGATCCGTTGCGCCGCAGCATATTGCCTTTATCCAGGTGCTGGCGGGCGTCGTGATGCTTTTGCCGTTTGCCAGCATGCCGTCATTTTCCGGTGATTTTCCCTGGCCTACCCTGCTGACGCTGGGCATCGTCCATACCGGCATTATGTACCAGCTGCTCTACAGCGCTATCCAGAAGCTGCCTACGCCCATTACCGGCTCCCTGTCGTTTATCTATCCGGTGGTGGCGATCGTTGTCGATAATCTGGTGTTCGGACACTCGCTGAACCTGACCCAGCTGGCGGGCGGCGCGCTGATCCTGTTTGCTGCCGCGGGCAATAACCTGGGCTGGGGCGAAAAAAAACCCCGCGAGTGCGGGGTTGGTATCAAAACGACGAATTAG
- the tdk gene encoding thymidine kinase, protein MAQLYFYYSAMNAGKSTALLQSSYNYQERGMRSVVYTAEIDDRFGAGKVSSRIGLSSPARLFNPKTDLFEDIRTEHAVKPIHCVLVDECQFLTREQVHALSEVVDELDIPVLCYGLRTDFRGELFAGSQYLLAWSDKLVELKTICFCGRKASMVLRLDQAGKPYADGEQVVIGGNERYVSVCRKHYKEALAVGSLTAIQHDNRK, encoded by the coding sequence ATGGCACAACTTTATTTCTACTATTCGGCTATGAATGCCGGGAAATCCACCGCGTTGCTGCAATCCTCGTACAATTACCAGGAGCGGGGGATGCGTAGCGTTGTTTATACGGCTGAAATTGACGATCGCTTTGGCGCAGGGAAGGTAAGTTCCAGAATAGGGCTCTCGTCGCCTGCCAGACTGTTTAACCCGAAAACCGATCTGTTTGAGGACATTCGCACAGAACACGCTGTTAAGCCCATTCACTGTGTTCTGGTAGATGAGTGCCAGTTCCTGACGCGTGAACAGGTTCATGCCCTTTCAGAGGTGGTCGATGAGCTCGATATTCCCGTGCTGTGTTACGGCCTGCGTACTGATTTCCGCGGTGAGCTCTTTGCCGGTAGCCAGTATTTGCTCGCCTGGTCGGATAAGCTTGTCGAATTGAAAACAATCTGCTTCTGCGGTCGCAAAGCCAGCATGGTGCTTCGCCTCGACCAGGCCGGGAAACCTTATGCAGATGGTGAGCAGGTGGTGATAGGCGGTAATGAACGCTATGTTTCGGTCTGTCGTAAGCATTATAAAGAAGCGCTAGCTGTAGGCTCGCTGACGGCGATTCAGCACGACAACAGAAAATAA
- a CDS encoding YchJ family protein, whose amino-acid sequence MSQLCPCGSALEYSLCCQRYLSGDQVAPDPSHLMRSRYTAFVIKDADYLIKTWHPSCHAAEFRQDIEAGFANTQWLGLTVYDSATGSHVDEGYVSFVARFNENNKPGAIIERSRFLKESGQWYYIDGTRPQFGRNDPCPCGSGKKFKKCCGQ is encoded by the coding sequence GTGTCTCAACTCTGCCCTTGTGGTAGCGCTCTGGAGTATAGCCTATGTTGCCAGCGATATCTGTCTGGCGATCAGGTTGCACCAGACCCGTCACACCTCATGCGTTCACGTTACACTGCTTTTGTGATCAAAGACGCAGACTACCTGATTAAAACCTGGCATCCCTCCTGCCACGCTGCCGAATTCAGACAGGACATCGAAGCCGGCTTCGCGAACACGCAGTGGCTCGGCCTTACCGTCTATGATTCCGCAACGGGCAGTCACGTTGATGAAGGTTACGTCAGTTTTGTCGCCCGTTTTAACGAGAATAATAAACCGGGGGCCATTATCGAGCGTTCCCGGTTCTTAAAGGAAAGCGGGCAGTGGTATTATATTGACGGAACACGCCCACAGTTTGGTCGTAACGATCCCTGCCCGTGTGGTTCAGGTAAAAAATTTAAAAAGTGTTGCGGGCAGTAA
- a CDS encoding Lrp/AsnC family transcriptional regulator, which produces MEYLIDDIDRQILACLVEDARMSLKVLSGRIGLTSPSTAERLKRLEERGVIQGYGARVNLAALGYTLQALVRVRPLPGLLHKVDKYIQAMPECIESDKVTGEDCFVIRLVVRSIEQLDVLLDGLAEHAQCNTSIVKSSPVKRRLPPM; this is translated from the coding sequence ATGGAATACCTTATCGATGATATCGATCGGCAAATTTTAGCCTGTCTGGTCGAGGATGCGCGCATGTCGTTGAAGGTGCTCAGCGGACGCATCGGTCTGACGTCCCCCAGCACGGCAGAACGCCTGAAGAGGCTGGAAGAGCGCGGCGTGATTCAGGGGTATGGCGCACGGGTGAATCTGGCAGCGCTGGGGTATACCCTGCAGGCGCTGGTGCGCGTGCGGCCTTTGCCGGGGCTGTTGCATAAGGTGGATAAATACATTCAGGCGATGCCGGAGTGTATTGAGAGCGACAAAGTCACCGGGGAAGATTGCTTTGTGATTAGGCTGGTGGTGCGCTCGATAGAGCAACTGGATGTGCTGCTGGACGGCCTGGCGGAGCATGCCCAGTGCAATACGTCGATTGTGAAAAGTTCACCGGTGAAGCGTCGTTTGCCGCCGATGTAA
- the adhE gene encoding bifunctional acetaldehyde-CoA/alcohol dehydrogenase — MAVTNIAELNALVERVKKAQREYANFTQEQVDKIFRAAALAAADARIPLAKMAVAESGMGIVEDKVIKNHFASEYIYNAYKDEKTCGVLSEDDTFGTITIAEPIGIICGIVPTTNPTSTAIFKSLISLKTRNAIIFSPHPRAKDATNKAADIVLQAAIAAGAPKDLIGWIDQPSVELSNALMHHPDINLILATGGPGMVKAAYSSGKPAIGVGAGNTPVVIDETADIKRAVASVLMSKTFDNGVICASEQSVVVVDSVYDAVRERFASHGGYLLQGKELKAGQDIILKNGALNAAIVGQPAYKIAELAGFTVPATTKILIGEVKVVDESEPFAHEKLSPTLAMYRAKDFEDAVEKAEKLVAMGGIGHTSCLYTDQDNQPERVAHFGQMMKTARILINTPASQGGIGDLYNFKLAPSLTLGCGSWGGNSISENVGPKHLINKKTVAKRAENMLWHKLPKSIYFRRGSLPIALDEVITDGHKRALIVTDRFLFNNGYADQITSVLKAAGVETEVFFEVEADPTLSVVRKGAELANSFKPDVIIALGGGSPMDAAKIMWVMYEHPETHFEELALRFMDIRKRIYKFPKMGVKAKMIAVTTTSGTGSEVTPFAVVTDDATGQKYPLADYALTPDMAIVDANLVMEMPKSLCAFGGLDAVTHALEAYVSVLASEFSDGQALQALKLLKENLPASYNEGAKNPVARERVHSAATIAGIAFANAFLGVCHSMAHKLGSQFHIPHGLANALLISNVIRYNANDNPTKQTAFSQYDRPQARRRYAEIADHLGLSAPGDRTAAKIEKLLAWLESLKAELGIPKSIREAGVQEADFLAHVDKLSEDAFDDQCTGANPRYPLISELKQILLDTYYGREFKEGDVAAVKTEVPVIKADKKAKKSA; from the coding sequence ATGGCTGTTACTAATATCGCTGAACTGAACGCCCTCGTCGAGCGCGTTAAAAAAGCCCAGCGTGAATATGCCAATTTCACCCAAGAACAGGTTGATAAAATCTTCCGCGCGGCCGCACTGGCTGCTGCAGATGCTCGAATCCCTCTCGCTAAAATGGCCGTTGCCGAATCCGGTATGGGTATCGTAGAAGATAAAGTGATCAAAAACCACTTTGCTTCTGAGTATATCTACAACGCCTATAAAGATGAGAAAACCTGTGGCGTGCTGTCTGAAGACGACACCTTCGGTACCATCACCATCGCTGAACCTATCGGCATCATCTGCGGTATTGTTCCGACCACTAACCCAACGTCTACTGCTATCTTCAAATCACTGATTAGCCTGAAGACCCGTAACGCAATCATCTTCTCTCCACACCCACGTGCTAAAGACGCGACCAACAAAGCTGCAGATATTGTCCTGCAGGCGGCGATCGCTGCTGGCGCACCAAAAGATCTGATTGGCTGGATCGACCAACCTTCCGTTGAGCTCTCCAATGCGCTGATGCATCACCCGGACATTAACCTGATCCTGGCAACCGGTGGTCCAGGCATGGTTAAAGCCGCATACAGCTCCGGTAAACCTGCGATCGGTGTGGGCGCCGGTAACACCCCTGTTGTTATCGACGAAACCGCTGACATCAAACGTGCCGTTGCGTCTGTACTGATGTCTAAAACCTTCGATAACGGCGTGATCTGTGCATCTGAACAGTCTGTTGTTGTTGTCGATTCCGTGTACGACGCTGTTCGTGAACGTTTCGCCAGCCACGGCGGCTACCTGCTGCAGGGCAAAGAGCTGAAAGCGGGTCAGGACATTATCCTGAAAAATGGCGCATTGAACGCCGCTATCGTAGGTCAGCCGGCTTACAAAATTGCTGAGCTGGCAGGCTTTACCGTTCCGGCAACCACCAAAATCCTGATCGGTGAAGTGAAAGTTGTCGACGAAAGCGAGCCGTTTGCACATGAAAAACTGTCCCCAACGCTTGCCATGTACCGTGCGAAAGATTTCGAAGACGCGGTAGAGAAAGCCGAGAAACTGGTTGCCATGGGCGGTATCGGTCACACGTCTTGTCTGTACACCGACCAGGACAACCAGCCAGAACGCGTTGCTCACTTCGGTCAGATGATGAAAACTGCACGTATCCTGATTAACACCCCTGCTTCTCAGGGTGGTATCGGTGACCTGTACAACTTCAAACTCGCACCTTCCCTGACTCTGGGTTGTGGTTCCTGGGGTGGTAACTCCATCTCTGAAAACGTTGGTCCAAAACACCTGATCAACAAGAAAACCGTTGCTAAGCGAGCTGAAAACATGTTGTGGCACAAACTTCCGAAATCTATCTACTTCCGCCGTGGCTCACTGCCAATCGCGCTGGATGAAGTGATTACTGATGGCCACAAACGTGCGCTCATCGTGACTGACCGTTTCCTGTTTAACAACGGCTACGCTGACCAGATCACCTCTGTGCTGAAAGCGGCCGGCGTTGAAACTGAAGTGTTCTTTGAAGTTGAAGCTGACCCTACCCTGAGCGTTGTGCGTAAAGGTGCTGAGCTGGCTAACTCCTTCAAACCAGATGTGATTATTGCACTGGGTGGTGGTTCCCCAATGGACGCCGCGAAAATCATGTGGGTCATGTACGAGCACCCTGAAACCCACTTCGAAGAACTGGCGCTGCGCTTTATGGATATCCGTAAACGTATCTACAAGTTCCCGAAAATGGGCGTAAAAGCGAAAATGATCGCGGTAACAACCACTTCCGGTACCGGTTCAGAAGTTACGCCATTCGCGGTAGTAACGGACGATGCAACAGGTCAGAAATATCCACTGGCTGACTATGCACTGACCCCAGACATGGCTATCGTTGATGCGAACCTGGTTATGGAGATGCCGAAGTCACTGTGTGCGTTCGGTGGTCTGGATGCGGTAACTCACGCCCTGGAAGCTTACGTTTCTGTGCTGGCATCTGAGTTCTCTGACGGTCAGGCTCTGCAGGCGTTGAAACTGCTGAAGGAAAACCTGCCAGCGTCCTACAACGAAGGGGCTAAAAACCCGGTAGCACGTGAACGCGTTCACAGCGCAGCAACCATCGCCGGTATCGCGTTTGCGAACGCCTTCCTGGGTGTTTGCCACTCTATGGCGCACAAACTGGGTTCTCAGTTCCACATTCCTCACGGTCTGGCGAACGCCCTGTTGATCAGCAACGTTATCCGTTATAACGCTAACGACAACCCAACCAAGCAGACTGCTTTCAGCCAGTACGACCGTCCGCAAGCGCGTCGTCGTTATGCTGAAATCGCAGACCACCTTGGTCTGAGCGCACCGGGCGACCGTACTGCCGCGAAGATTGAGAAACTGCTGGCATGGCTGGAAAGCCTGAAAGCTGAGCTGGGTATTCCTAAATCTATCCGTGAAGCAGGCGTTCAGGAAGCTGACTTCCTCGCTCATGTCGATAAGCTGTCTGAAGATGCATTCGATGACCAGTGTACTGGTGCTAACCCGCGCTACCCACTGATCTCCGAGCTGAAGCAGATTCTGCTGGATACCTACTACGGTCGTGAATTCAAAGAAGGTGACGTTGCCGCTGTGAAAACAGAAGTTCCTGTCATCAAAGCTGACAAGAAAGCGAAGAAAAGCGCTTAA
- the rssA gene encoding patatin-like phospholipase RssA, which translates to MRKVKIGLALGSGAARGWSHIGVINALNKMGIGVDIVAGCSIGSLVGSAYACGKLPELETWVRSFSYWDVLRLMDLSWQRGGLLRGERVFNQFRQVMPLEDFTDCQMPFGAVATNLSTGRELWLTEGDIHLAVRASCSMPGLMAPVPHNGYWLVDGGVVNPVPISLTRAMGADIVIAVDLQHDAHLMQQDLMPVNLQSEDAEGEKLAWHERLRGRIGRMAARRSVAAPTAIEIMTTSIQVLENRLKRNRMAGDPPDILIQPYCPQISTLDFHRAEAAIAAGSLAVEKKMDELLPFVQTAR; encoded by the coding sequence ATGAGAAAGGTAAAAATTGGACTGGCGCTGGGCTCAGGTGCAGCCCGGGGATGGTCACACATCGGCGTGATTAATGCCTTAAACAAGATGGGCATTGGCGTAGATATTGTCGCAGGGTGTTCAATAGGATCGCTTGTCGGCTCCGCTTACGCGTGCGGGAAGCTTCCTGAACTTGAGACATGGGTGCGTTCCTTCAGCTACTGGGACGTCCTGCGTCTGATGGACCTCTCGTGGCAGCGTGGCGGGCTGTTGCGCGGCGAACGCGTCTTTAACCAGTTCCGTCAGGTTATGCCTCTCGAAGACTTCACGGATTGTCAGATGCCCTTCGGCGCCGTCGCGACGAACCTCAGCACGGGACGCGAACTGTGGTTAACCGAAGGGGATATCCATCTTGCCGTGCGCGCCTCCTGCAGCATGCCGGGGCTCATGGCACCTGTCCCACACAACGGTTACTGGCTTGTCGACGGGGGCGTCGTGAACCCGGTTCCCATCTCTCTGACTCGTGCAATGGGGGCGGATATCGTGATTGCCGTCGACCTGCAGCACGACGCCCACCTGATGCAACAGGACCTCATGCCGGTCAATCTCCAGAGCGAAGATGCCGAGGGCGAGAAACTGGCCTGGCATGAGCGCCTGCGCGGCAGAATCGGGCGTATGGCTGCGCGACGCTCGGTTGCCGCGCCGACGGCGATAGAAATCATGACCACGTCAATCCAGGTTCTGGAGAATCGCCTCAAGCGCAATCGTATGGCAGGCGACCCTCCGGATATTCTTATTCAGCCGTACTGTCCGCAAATCTCTACTCTTGATTTCCATAGGGCTGAGGCCGCCATCGCAGCGGGCTCGTTAGCCGTCGAAAAGAAAATGGACGAATTGTTGCCTTTTGTGCAGACCGCACGTTAA
- the rssB gene encoding two-component system response regulator RssB, with translation MTQPLAGKHILIVEDEPVFRSLLDSWLSSLGAITSLAEDGIDALEKMISITPDLMICDIAMPRMNGLKLVEHLRNEGNQTPILVISATENMADIAKALRLGVQDILLKPVKDLNRLRETVLACLYPNMFNSRVEEEERLFQDWDALVSDPPAAAKLLQELQPPVQQTISHCRVNYRQLVAADQPGLVLDIAPLSDSDLAFYSLDVTRAGDNGVLAALLLRALFNGLLQEQLSHQGQRLPELGSLLKQVNQLFRQANLPGQFPLLVGYYHSGLKNLILVSAGLNASLNTGEHHIEVSNGVPLGTLGTAYLNQISHRCSSWQCQIWGAGGRLRLMLSTE, from the coding sequence ATGACGCAGCCATTGGCCGGAAAACACATTTTGATTGTTGAAGACGAGCCCGTTTTCCGATCGCTACTGGATTCGTGGTTATCATCGCTGGGAGCCATCACTTCACTGGCTGAAGATGGTATCGACGCCCTGGAAAAAATGATCAGCATTACGCCCGATTTGATGATTTGCGACATTGCGATGCCGCGCATGAATGGACTGAAGCTGGTTGAACATCTGCGTAACGAAGGTAACCAGACGCCGATTCTGGTGATCTCTGCCACAGAGAATATGGCGGATATCGCCAAAGCATTGCGTCTTGGCGTACAGGATATTCTGCTTAAACCGGTCAAGGATCTGAACCGGCTGCGAGAAACGGTCTTAGCGTGCCTTTATCCGAATATGTTTAATTCCCGGGTAGAGGAAGAGGAGCGTCTTTTCCAGGACTGGGATGCCCTGGTGAGTGATCCTCCAGCTGCGGCGAAACTGTTGCAAGAACTTCAGCCGCCTGTACAGCAAACTATTTCACATTGCCGCGTAAATTATCGCCAGCTAGTGGCGGCTGACCAGCCGGGACTCGTGCTGGATATCGCACCATTATCTGATTCCGACCTTGCGTTTTATTCTCTGGATGTCACCCGTGCGGGGGATAATGGCGTATTAGCCGCGTTGCTTCTTCGCGCGCTATTTAATGGTTTGTTGCAGGAACAGTTATCGCATCAGGGACAACGGCTGCCGGAGTTAGGCAGTTTACTCAAACAGGTAAACCAGCTTTTTCGTCAGGCCAATTTACCTGGACAGTTCCCGCTGCTGGTCGGCTATTACCACAGCGGTTTAAAAAATCTGATCCTCGTCTCAGCAGGTCTCAACGCTTCACTGAATACCGGTGAACATCATATTGAGGTGAGTAACGGTGTGCCGCTTGGGACATTGGGCACGGCTTATCTTAATCAAATTAGCCACCGCTGTTCCTCCTGGCAGTGCCAAATTTGGGGCGCCGGGGGACGGCTACGCTTAATGTTGTCCACGGAATAA
- the hns gene encoding histone-like nucleoid-structuring protein H-NS, whose product MSEALKILNNIRTLRAQARECTLETLEEMLEKLEVVVNERREEESAAAAEIEERTRKLQQYREMLIADGIDPNELLNSMAAAKTGTKAKRAARPAKYSYVDENGETKTWTGQGRTPAVIKKAMDEQGKQLDDFLIKD is encoded by the coding sequence ATGAGCGAAGCACTTAAAATTCTGAACAACATCCGTACTCTTCGTGCGCAGGCAAGAGAATGCACCCTCGAAACGCTTGAAGAAATGCTGGAAAAATTAGAAGTTGTAGTTAATGAACGTCGTGAAGAAGAAAGCGCAGCAGCTGCTGAAATCGAAGAACGCACTCGTAAACTGCAGCAATATCGTGAAATGCTGATTGCTGATGGTATCGATCCAAATGAATTGCTGAACAGCATGGCTGCAGCTAAAACCGGTACTAAAGCCAAGCGTGCTGCACGTCCTGCTAAATATAGCTACGTTGACGAGAACGGCGAAACTAAAACCTGGACTGGCCAGGGCCGCACTCCTGCTGTTATCAAGAAAGCCATGGACGAACAAGGTAAACAGCTGGACGACTTCCTGATCAAGGATTAA